The following coding sequences are from one Triticum aestivum cultivar Chinese Spring chromosome 5A, IWGSC CS RefSeq v2.1, whole genome shotgun sequence window:
- the LOC100526756 gene encoding mannose/glucose-specific lectin, which translates to MAGAVKIGSWGLPSGKLCDINSYSSPQRLISITVYSNETPGGCIVGFSFTYVDQTGGAINVGTWGNTWGGVKTIYMNQGEHVNDVSGTSNSRGVTSLKIVTNQGDRGTYGCPAGDAFSVPLRQGKNEVVAFFGHSDDTLKSLGVYVPGAKECPVKIGPWGGHLGSSRDLYASNMPVQLQSIAVRSSERSGGRVFGFSYNYLDKAGQRISVGPWGSRTKGQQRNIAMNEDNYVTFISGTYDDYGVTSLKFESTQDDYGPFGCPVGTAFSVPVRDTGAIVGFFGRSSADGLVGFGAYVVPLDD; encoded by the exons ATGGCG GGCGCAGTGAAGATTGGTTCATGGGGTCTACCCAGCGGAAAACTTTGCGACATCAACAGCTACAGCAGCCCCCAACGCCTCATCAGCATCACCGTGTATAGCAACGAAACCCCTGGAGGCTGCATCGTTGGCTTCTCCTTCACCTACGTGGACCAGACCGGAGGGGCCATCAACGTCGGCACATGGGGCAACACCTGGGGAGGCGTCAAAACG attTATATGAACCAGGGGGAGCATGTGAACGATGTGAGCGGCACCTCCAACAGCAGAGGGGTGACCTCGCTCAAGATAGTCACCAACCAGGGGGACCGCGGCACGTACGGGTGTCCGGCGGGCGACGCATTCAGCGTGCCGCTGCGGCAGGGCAAGAACGAGGTGGTGGCCTTCTTCGGCCACTCCGACGACACCCTCAAGTCCCTGGGCGTCTACGTGCCGGGGGCCAAGGAGTGCCCCGTCAAGATTGGCCCCTGGGGCGGCCACCTCGGCTCCTCCAGGGACCTCTACGCCAGCAACATGCCGGTGCAGCTGCAGAGCATCGCCGTCCGCAGCAGCGAGAGGTCCGGCGGCCGCGTCTTCGGCTTCTCCTACAACTACTTGGACAAGGCCGGCCAGCGCATCAGCGTTGGCCCCTGGGGCTCCAGGACCAAAGGCCAGCAGCGCAACATCGCCATGAACGAGGACAACTACGTCACCTTCATCAGCGGCACCTACGATGACTACGGCGTCACCTCGCTCAAGTTCGAGTCCACCCAAGACGACTACGGCCCCTTCGGGTGCCCGGTGGGCACCGCCTTCAGCGTGCCTGTGCGGGATACCGGGGCCATCGTCGGCTTCTTCGGCCGCTCCAGCGCCGACGGCCTCGTCGGCTTCGGTGCCTATGTCGTGCCGCTGGATGACTAG